A stretch of Gemmatimonadaceae bacterium DNA encodes these proteins:
- a CDS encoding polysaccharide biosynthesis protein: MLTPESSAVVRRHDWLTNRQLVILDATLLLFAWGLAWTLRFEGLSWLTTWREAATNHALVSIALWLGVSAAFGLYRRVWATASVEELEALLVTLFVAAAANVAVGVFLLPLTGLAHSRLPLSVISSQTMWSMAVLALPRVCARLVRWHSARTRPRTQGKRVLILGAGNAGRSTAREMIEQPHLGFQPIGFLDDAPALRDHRVAGLPVFGPLSTLAERLQRDDVRHVILAIEDATGPMVREIVRVCTDAGAEARTMPGLAEVLSGRVGVNQLRPVEIQDLLRRAPVQTDLQAVRRITEGQTVLITGAGGSIGGELCRQIARQAPARLVLVGHGENSIYEIHHELATHFPGVPLATVIADVRDDARIDSVMARFTPHVVFHAAAHKHVPLMEENLVEAITNNVKGTRVMVEAAARHGVPHFVLISSDKAVNPTSIMGATKRIAELIVQRTAQSAGRNYVCVRFGNVLGSRGSVVPMFLRQIRAGGPVMITHPEMTRYFMTIPEAVQLVLQAAVLGNGGEVLVLEMGEPVKIVDLASDLIRLSGLRLGTDIEIKFSGIRPGEKLFEELALDDEHMKPTAHEKVLCALLGTPGAGLLHGVDALVSAAQKRESDEQLRRRIAELVPEYVALGTTHVVKRELTLVA, from the coding sequence ATGTTGACCCCTGAGAGTTCCGCAGTCGTCCGTCGCCATGACTGGTTGACGAATCGGCAGCTCGTCATTCTCGATGCCACGCTGCTCCTCTTTGCTTGGGGACTGGCGTGGACGTTGCGCTTTGAAGGACTGAGCTGGCTCACCACGTGGCGTGAGGCGGCCACGAACCACGCGTTGGTGTCCATCGCGCTCTGGCTGGGTGTGAGTGCGGCGTTCGGCCTGTACCGCCGCGTATGGGCCACCGCGTCGGTCGAGGAACTCGAAGCCCTGCTGGTTACGCTCTTCGTGGCCGCGGCTGCGAACGTGGCGGTGGGGGTGTTCCTGCTCCCGCTCACCGGACTGGCGCACTCGCGGCTCCCGCTATCCGTGATTTCGTCGCAGACGATGTGGAGCATGGCGGTCCTCGCGTTGCCGCGCGTGTGCGCACGCCTTGTGCGCTGGCATTCGGCACGCACCAGGCCGCGTACGCAGGGGAAGCGCGTACTGATCCTTGGCGCCGGGAATGCCGGACGATCGACCGCCCGCGAGATGATCGAACAGCCGCACCTGGGATTTCAGCCCATTGGCTTTCTGGATGACGCGCCGGCCTTGCGTGACCACCGCGTGGCGGGGCTCCCGGTGTTCGGTCCCCTGTCAACCCTCGCCGAGCGGCTCCAGCGCGATGATGTGCGCCACGTGATTCTCGCGATCGAGGATGCCACAGGCCCGATGGTGCGTGAGATTGTGCGCGTCTGCACGGATGCGGGCGCGGAAGCGCGAACGATGCCGGGACTCGCCGAAGTGCTCTCCGGTCGGGTCGGCGTGAATCAGCTGAGGCCAGTCGAGATTCAGGACTTGCTGCGACGCGCTCCGGTGCAGACCGACCTGCAGGCCGTTCGTCGCATCACCGAAGGACAGACGGTGCTCATCACCGGTGCGGGAGGGTCCATTGGCGGCGAACTGTGTCGGCAGATTGCGCGACAGGCGCCGGCGCGATTGGTCCTCGTGGGTCACGGCGAGAATTCCATCTACGAGATTCACCACGAGCTGGCCACGCATTTCCCGGGCGTGCCGTTGGCCACGGTGATTGCCGACGTGCGCGATGACGCCCGCATCGACAGCGTGATGGCCCGCTTCACCCCGCACGTGGTGTTCCACGCGGCCGCACACAAGCACGTGCCGTTGATGGAGGAGAATCTCGTGGAGGCCATCACCAACAACGTGAAGGGCACACGGGTCATGGTCGAAGCGGCAGCGCGTCACGGCGTGCCACACTTTGTGCTGATCTCCAGTGACAAGGCGGTGAACCCGACCAGCATCATGGGGGCCACCAAGCGTATCGCCGAACTCATTGTGCAGCGCACGGCGCAGAGTGCGGGGCGCAACTACGTGTGCGTGCGGTTCGGCAATGTGCTGGGGAGCCGCGGAAGCGTCGTGCCGATGTTCCTGCGCCAGATTCGCGCCGGCGGTCCCGTGATGATCACGCATCCGGAGATGACGCGATACTTCATGACGATCCCCGAGGCGGTGCAACTGGTGTTGCAGGCGGCCGTGCTGGGGAACGGCGGCGAAGTGCTGGTGCTGGAGATGGGTGAACCGGTGAAGATCGTGGACCTGGCCAGCGATCTCATTCGCCTGTCAGGGTTGCGACTGGGCACCGACATCGAGATCAAGTTCTCGGGCATTCGCCCGGGTGAGAAGTTGTTTGAGGAGCTTGCCCTGGACGACGAGCACATGAAGCCGACCGCGCACGAGAAAGTGCTGTGCGCCCTGTTGGGCACGCCTGGCGCGGGGCTGCTGCACGGCGTCGATGCGTTGGTCTCGGCCGCGCAGAAGCGCGAGTCGGACGAGCAGTTGCGGCGACGCATTGCCGAGTTGGTGCCGGAGTATGTGGCCCTGGGGACCACACACGTGGTGAAGCGGGAGCTCACGCTGGTGGCGTGA
- a CDS encoding DUF4412 domain-containing protein — MPVAATRLGTPARFLAVTLLLVGTIATLAAARTPSIPPVARPAAAGLTFTYTVTSASTDKRRKESMDINALVQLQGGNARMDYTNGKGPMGQKGAYIIITSSPAQFAIVNDKDKQVMVMDAGQFGSGLGAMMNNPMMKMSINNAKFSFKDMGAGENILGYRTRHVRMYNSSDIEVKIMGMTQRSSSSDSSDQWIAQGIEIDEEALAVWGRSFTSGMKATNPEMAAEFAKYEKEYGRKGMALRSTTWSTTTDGKGKVTTDIITMEVTDLKKGNVDPAVFKIPEGYQVTNLSETMKAAQSAMDSAKGADTTKGKGAKPSAGDAIKAGLGGMFKKKPPQ, encoded by the coding sequence ATGCCAGTAGCCGCCACCCGACTCGGAACGCCAGCCCGGTTTTTGGCTGTGACATTGTTGCTGGTCGGCACGATAGCCACTCTGGCCGCCGCACGGACGCCGTCGATTCCGCCCGTCGCCAGACCGGCCGCCGCCGGGCTCACGTTCACCTACACCGTGACATCGGCCTCGACCGACAAGCGCCGCAAGGAGTCGATGGATATCAACGCGCTGGTGCAATTGCAGGGCGGCAACGCGCGAATGGATTACACCAACGGCAAGGGCCCGATGGGTCAGAAAGGCGCCTACATCATCATCACGTCGTCGCCGGCGCAGTTTGCGATCGTCAATGACAAGGACAAGCAGGTGATGGTCATGGACGCCGGCCAGTTCGGCAGCGGCCTGGGGGCCATGATGAACAATCCCATGATGAAGATGAGCATCAACAACGCCAAGTTCTCGTTCAAGGACATGGGCGCGGGCGAGAACATCCTGGGGTACCGCACCCGGCACGTGCGGATGTACAACAGCAGCGACATCGAGGTGAAGATCATGGGAATGACCCAGCGCTCGTCGTCGTCGGATTCCAGCGATCAGTGGATCGCCCAGGGTATCGAGATCGACGAGGAGGCGCTGGCGGTGTGGGGCCGGTCGTTCACCAGCGGCATGAAGGCCACGAATCCCGAGATGGCCGCCGAGTTCGCGAAATACGAGAAGGAATACGGTCGCAAGGGGATGGCGCTCCGCAGCACGACCTGGTCGACCACCACCGACGGCAAGGGCAAGGTCACGACGGATATCATCACGATGGAGGTCACCGACCTCAAGAAAGGCAACGTCGATCCGGCCGTGTTCAAGATCCCCGAGGGCTATCAGGTCACCAACCTGAGCGAGACAATGAAAGCGGCGCAGTCCGCCATGGACAGCGCCAAGGGCGCCGATACGACGAAGGGCAAAGGGGCCAAACCGAGCGCCGGCGACGCCATCAAGGCCGGTCTGGGTGGCATGTTCAAGAAGAAGCCACCGCAATAA
- a CDS encoding carboxypeptidase regulatory-like domain-containing protein has translation MVSGNGWKRGAMVGVLVALLPRAAQGQVVRGTVVDATARVVSGAVVALVDSTQTVVARALTDDRGEYRVVAPRAGSYRLRTLRIGFQPTVSSTLVLREGTVSVERLVLEGVRVTLDAVRIVSQSACGRQASTDADATFAAWDQAMTSIAATNLTSAARGLTATVMQIDRTLEPDGRKIRAQSATVRTDFVTQPWKSLPADTLRRRGYMTTDADDWTTYSAPGLDVLVSPHFLEDHCLRLVKARDSTEIGVAFEPTPERFRRSEIRGTLWLDRTSADLRRLDFTFTTLPGALKDFPAGGAMAFERLTTGAIVISSWEIRMPRLVKESPRSVKVRVADIGATGGQLVVLRRNADTLFRRATLSVSGVVLDSTSGNPQARASVALVGTATQALTDAAGRFVLNDVLPGEYALAVRTPSLDSIRASSQSTILVAEGMTAVRLKVPTATQLAASLCGTTLSGAAGRGKGAVLGTLRDAGDTTMLGGIRVVADWTEIDTRGGALQRQAKRMETQSDGSGAFRICGVPTETVLTVRAMPARGRSQTVTVRLTPDERFASTSLPVDRGRPAVATFSGVVVADSSQRPLADAEVSIPALSLSTRSNARGEFRLNDVPAGTHEIFARRVGYGAMTAQVTFAANDEEERRLVLRPLTVLDSVEVLATRADRALLEFEENRKLGLGHFITREELDKHRNQKMGDLLSMVPGTGVARGRTSGAWILSKRFVVPLSAASGQGSGSIYSPDATERMLGIVAGCYAQVWLDNRLMNAGQPTEPFDVNSIAPDQIEGVEWYAGAAQTPSRYSKLGSNCGVLVIHRRRFDPR, from the coding sequence ATGGTGAGTGGCAACGGCTGGAAGCGCGGGGCGATGGTGGGAGTGCTGGTTGCGCTGTTGCCGCGCGCGGCGCAGGGGCAAGTCGTGCGGGGAACCGTGGTGGACGCGACGGCGCGCGTCGTGTCCGGCGCCGTGGTGGCGCTCGTCGATTCTACGCAGACCGTGGTCGCGCGGGCGCTCACCGATGATCGCGGCGAGTATCGCGTGGTGGCCCCGCGTGCGGGCAGCTATAGGTTGCGCACGCTGCGCATCGGCTTCCAGCCCACCGTGTCGTCGACGCTGGTTCTGCGCGAGGGTACAGTCTCGGTCGAACGGCTGGTGCTGGAAGGCGTACGCGTCACGCTGGACGCGGTACGCATTGTCTCCCAGAGCGCCTGCGGCCGTCAGGCGTCTACTGACGCCGATGCGACCTTTGCGGCGTGGGATCAGGCGATGACCTCCATCGCGGCCACGAACCTCACGTCGGCGGCGCGCGGACTCACCGCCACGGTCATGCAGATTGACCGCACGCTGGAGCCTGACGGCCGAAAGATCCGCGCGCAGTCGGCCACCGTGCGCACGGACTTTGTCACGCAACCATGGAAGTCGCTGCCCGCCGATACGCTGCGTCGTCGTGGCTACATGACCACCGATGCCGACGACTGGACGACGTATAGCGCACCAGGACTCGATGTGCTGGTGTCGCCGCACTTCCTGGAAGACCATTGCCTGCGATTGGTGAAGGCCCGGGACTCGACGGAAATCGGCGTCGCCTTTGAGCCCACGCCCGAGCGATTCCGTCGCTCTGAAATTCGCGGCACCTTGTGGCTGGATCGTACCAGCGCCGATTTGCGCCGGTTGGATTTCACGTTTACCACGCTGCCCGGCGCACTCAAGGATTTTCCGGCGGGCGGCGCGATGGCGTTTGAACGATTGACCACCGGCGCGATCGTGATCTCGTCGTGGGAGATCCGTATGCCGCGCCTGGTCAAGGAGTCTCCCCGTTCGGTCAAGGTGCGCGTCGCCGACATTGGCGCGACCGGCGGCCAACTGGTGGTACTGCGCCGCAACGCGGACACTTTGTTCCGGCGCGCCACGCTGTCCGTGAGTGGCGTGGTGCTGGACTCCACGTCGGGCAATCCGCAGGCGCGCGCCTCGGTGGCGTTGGTTGGCACCGCCACGCAGGCGCTCACGGACGCGGCCGGCCGTTTCGTACTGAACGATGTGCTGCCCGGTGAATATGCCCTGGCGGTGCGCACCCCCTCGTTGGACTCCATTCGCGCGTCCAGCCAGTCCACCATCCTGGTCGCAGAGGGGATGACCGCCGTGCGCCTCAAGGTGCCGACGGCCACGCAGTTGGCCGCGTCGTTGTGTGGCACCACACTCTCCGGGGCAGCCGGGCGTGGGAAAGGCGCGGTGCTGGGCACGCTGCGCGACGCCGGCGATACCACCATGCTGGGCGGCATACGGGTCGTGGCCGACTGGACTGAGATCGATACCCGCGGCGGTGCGTTGCAGCGTCAGGCGAAGCGAATGGAAACGCAGTCCGATGGATCGGGTGCGTTTCGGATATGCGGTGTGCCCACCGAGACGGTGCTGACGGTGCGCGCCATGCCGGCCCGCGGGCGGTCGCAGACTGTGACCGTGCGACTCACACCTGATGAACGCTTCGCCTCGACGTCGTTGCCGGTCGATCGCGGTCGCCCAGCGGTGGCCACCTTCTCCGGCGTCGTGGTCGCCGACTCATCGCAGCGCCCACTGGCGGATGCGGAGGTGTCCATTCCGGCGCTGTCGCTGTCGACGCGCAGCAACGCCCGCGGTGAATTCCGCCTGAATGACGTGCCGGCGGGCACGCACGAGATTTTCGCTCGCCGCGTGGGATATGGGGCGATGACGGCTCAGGTCACCTTTGCGGCGAACGATGAGGAAGAGCGGCGCCTCGTCCTTCGACCACTCACCGTGCTCGATTCCGTTGAGGTGCTGGCCACGCGAGCCGATCGCGCCCTCCTCGAGTTCGAAGAAAACCGAAAACTCGGTCTCGGGCACTTCATCACGCGCGAAGAACTGGACAAGCACCGGAATCAAAAGATGGGGGATCTGCTGTCGATGGTGCCCGGCACCGGCGTCGCGCGTGGACGCACCAGTGGCGCCTGGATTCTGTCCAAACGATTTGTCGTCCCGCTGAGCGCGGCCTCTGGCCAGGGCTCCGGCTCGATTTATTCGCCCGACGCGACGGAACGGATGCTCGGCATCGTGGCCGGCTGCTACGCGCAAGTCTGGTTGGACAATCGGCTGATGAATGCGGGACAACCCACCGAACCGTTCGACGTCAACAGCATCGCCCCCGACCAGATCGAGGGCGTCGAATGGTACGCGGGCGCGGCGCAAACACCGTCGCGGTATTCGAAACTGGGCTCCAACTGCGGTGTGTTGGTCATTCACCGTCGACGCTTCGATCCACGCTGA
- a CDS encoding Mur ligase, translating to MSAVSYWLRNPVTDQPEYLAPSILDSRRLFGPNFFSERAGAVLDVTCQHAAGARAVEAWPTEVRRLAAALGWTDTDCATRVSSQSASLFLTAPLDGLLTATDLSEHAWVAAEAVIAELDTPDAVPVLREKYTRERQALPHVVAIAQHAHERALSFSLDDDGCSVGSGVGVRAVVHSDTALDDSAEFDDSWDAVRDVPVALVTGSNGKTTTTRLVAAMWRANGQVTGWSCSDGVWVGADQLEAGDYTGPSGARRVLCHPRVEAAVLETARGGMLRRGLALNLVHGAVITNISADHFGEYGVETLADLAEVKSIVARALRVEAPLVLNADDPSLVVLAAQLGRAVAWFSVTNHALTHHTSPHTHAATVRDGELWLQCRGTWHTLGAVRGMPITLDGNARHNIANAAAAAVLASVVGVPVTAIRDTLASFGATASDNPGRLMIRSIGGITVVMDYAHNPDGMASLCRTAATMPASRRLLLLGQAGNRDNAQLHALAAAAWQTQRFDRVIIKEMTAMLRGRQPGEVSAVLMAALMEAGAAPDAVGMADSELSGVRDALVWSRAGDVLVLGVHVERARVLALMDQLAASGWNAGDGLPTT from the coding sequence ATGAGCGCGGTGTCATACTGGCTCCGGAATCCGGTGACTGACCAGCCGGAGTATCTGGCGCCTTCGATTCTCGACTCGCGCCGGTTGTTCGGACCGAACTTCTTCAGTGAACGCGCCGGTGCCGTGCTCGACGTCACCTGTCAGCATGCTGCCGGTGCTCGCGCCGTGGAGGCCTGGCCGACGGAGGTCAGGCGCCTCGCCGCCGCTCTGGGCTGGACGGACACTGACTGCGCGACACGCGTGTCGAGTCAGAGTGCCAGTCTCTTTCTTACGGCACCACTCGACGGCTTGCTTACGGCCACGGATCTCTCGGAACACGCCTGGGTGGCGGCCGAAGCCGTGATCGCCGAACTCGATACGCCTGACGCAGTTCCCGTGCTTCGCGAGAAGTACACGCGCGAACGTCAGGCGTTGCCGCACGTGGTCGCCATTGCGCAACACGCGCACGAACGCGCGTTGTCATTCTCGCTCGATGACGACGGGTGTTCGGTGGGAAGTGGCGTTGGCGTGCGGGCGGTGGTGCATTCAGACACCGCGCTGGACGACTCCGCGGAATTTGACGACAGCTGGGACGCGGTGCGTGATGTCCCGGTGGCCCTGGTGACCGGCTCGAATGGCAAGACGACCACCACGCGACTGGTCGCGGCGATGTGGCGAGCGAACGGCCAGGTCACCGGCTGGTCCTGCAGCGACGGCGTGTGGGTCGGTGCGGATCAACTGGAGGCCGGCGACTATACCGGTCCTTCCGGCGCGCGCCGTGTGCTGTGCCATCCCCGAGTGGAGGCTGCCGTGTTGGAGACCGCGCGGGGCGGCATGTTGCGGCGTGGACTCGCATTGAACCTGGTGCACGGGGCGGTGATCACCAACATCTCGGCTGATCATTTCGGCGAGTATGGCGTGGAGACGCTGGCCGATCTCGCGGAGGTCAAGTCAATCGTCGCGCGCGCGCTTCGTGTCGAGGCCCCTTTGGTGCTCAATGCCGACGACCCCTCATTGGTGGTACTGGCGGCGCAGTTGGGCCGGGCGGTTGCCTGGTTCAGCGTGACGAATCACGCGCTTACGCACCACACGAGTCCGCACACGCACGCGGCCACGGTGCGCGATGGTGAGCTCTGGCTGCAGTGTCGCGGCACATGGCATACGCTGGGTGCGGTGCGGGGAATGCCCATCACGCTCGACGGCAACGCACGACACAACATCGCGAACGCGGCCGCGGCCGCCGTGCTGGCAAGCGTGGTGGGCGTGCCGGTTACCGCTATTCGTGACACCCTGGCGTCATTCGGTGCGACGGCGTCCGACAATCCGGGCCGGCTGATGATTCGCTCCATCGGCGGGATCACGGTGGTCATGGATTACGCCCATAATCCCGACGGCATGGCGTCGCTGTGCCGGACAGCCGCCACCATGCCCGCCAGTCGCCGGCTGCTGCTGCTGGGGCAGGCGGGCAACCGGGACAACGCGCAATTGCACGCGCTTGCCGCCGCCGCGTGGCAGACGCAGCGATTCGATCGCGTGATCATCAAGGAAATGACGGCCATGTTGCGCGGTCGCCAACCCGGCGAAGTGTCAGCCGTTCTCATGGCCGCCCTGATGGAGGCCGGGGCCGCGCCGGACGCGGTGGGGATGGCCGACAGCGAGCTGTCCGGGGTGCGCGATGCACTGGTCTGGTCGCGCGCTGGTGATGTGCTGGTGCTGGGCGTTCATGTTGAGCGCGCCCGCGTTCTCGCGCTAATGGACCAGTTGGCGGCCAGCGGATGGAACGCGGGCGACGGGCTGCCGACGACGTAG
- a CDS encoding cyanophycinase, producing MTMRGWIIPIGGKLLAPVILERFIALSGGTAARIAVIPTASNEPDMGTFFERVFQRHGVKQVKAFNFDRRSDCDDADWLDWLGDATGVFLTGGNQLKLSTILGGTPVAKLLRVRNEQGVHIAGTSAGAAYLSEHMIAFGEEGSTPRAGMVTMCAGLGLTNRIIVDQHFRQRDRMGRLLTALSYNPFCIGLGVDEDTAAFIAPDETLEVVGSGAVTVVDPANIEYSSVAEAKPGDTITIIGARIHLLGAGSAFNLHTRHAAPAAQYSSFVIGG from the coding sequence ATGACCATGCGCGGCTGGATCATTCCGATCGGGGGCAAGCTCCTTGCCCCCGTCATTCTTGAACGCTTCATCGCGCTGAGCGGTGGCACCGCGGCGCGCATCGCGGTCATTCCCACGGCGTCCAACGAGCCCGATATGGGCACGTTCTTCGAGCGCGTATTTCAGCGGCACGGGGTGAAACAGGTCAAGGCCTTCAATTTTGACCGACGCAGCGACTGCGATGATGCCGACTGGCTGGATTGGCTGGGGGACGCTACGGGCGTCTTCCTCACCGGTGGGAACCAGCTCAAACTGTCGACCATTCTTGGCGGCACACCGGTCGCGAAGTTGCTGCGTGTTCGCAACGAGCAAGGGGTGCATATCGCCGGCACCAGCGCCGGCGCCGCGTACCTCAGCGAGCACATGATCGCGTTCGGCGAGGAAGGCAGCACGCCGCGCGCCGGCATGGTCACCATGTGCGCCGGTCTCGGACTGACGAATCGCATCATCGTCGATCAGCACTTCCGGCAGCGCGACCGCATGGGTCGGCTGCTCACGGCGCTGTCGTACAACCCGTTCTGCATTGGACTGGGTGTCGATGAGGATACGGCCGCGTTCATCGCGCCTGACGAGACGCTGGAAGTGGTGGGGTCCGGAGCGGTGACGGTGGTTGACCCGGCCAACATCGAGTATTCGTCGGTGGCGGAAGCGAAACCCGGTGACACGATCACCATCATCGGTGCGCGTATTCACCTGCTTGGGGCGGGTTCCGCGTTCAATCTGCACACGCGACACGCGGCCCCCGCTGCGCAGTACAGCTCATTCGTCATCGGCGGGTAA
- a CDS encoding SLBB domain-containing protein — protein MTLFDANAGGPVDASYRLGPGDQLVLILTGDVEEAYTLDVTREGFVVVPVVGQIPVSSLTLGELESVLRKRLGRVYSGIGITTRFSLSVARLRSNQVFVVGDVTQPGSYRISSAGTALTALYSAGGPTDRGSLRTIEIRRRGAPAQKFDIYNYLIRGDASGDVRLENGDVLFVPPHGARVRIHGGVLRPATYELRAGETLDDLVTSAGGFTDDASRRNVRIERIVPPAQRTAEGSDRIVLDVAVPDKSDARTLSAVRLESGDVVDVPRVATRVRRRITVKGNVWQPGTQGITVNETLTDALTRAGGLKPDTYLGRVIVSRLRSDSTREQVRATLRDLSGATLDPLVLREDDEVTVYSLTEFRAPRYVAVSGAVVRAGQYAFHEGMTLRDLVLQAGGLHPSAALRDVEIARLPDTREEGVIATTFRAPLDSSFLVNGTSMSANATEVVLQPYDNVLVFRQPDWQLQQTVVLTGEVHYPGVYSLRSKTERLADVIARAGGLTTSAYSGGISFARTDGGLGRVGIDLPSVLKNPKDRDNLLLLAGDSIHVPRFNALVTIAGSVNSPLAVPYEPGKSLGHYIRAAGGAASDGDVDRVWVQQANGKVESRHSSFWFFTSSPEPRPGSKVFVPAKDPNAKKDWAQLLGTTAQVLGSIVTIAVVLSRTN, from the coding sequence ATGACGTTGTTTGACGCCAATGCCGGCGGGCCGGTTGATGCCTCGTATCGGTTGGGCCCGGGGGATCAACTGGTGCTGATCCTGACCGGCGATGTCGAGGAAGCCTACACCCTCGACGTGACGCGCGAGGGCTTTGTCGTCGTGCCCGTGGTGGGGCAGATCCCGGTGTCGTCGTTGACGCTTGGTGAACTGGAGAGTGTCCTCCGCAAACGGCTGGGCCGCGTATACTCGGGAATCGGGATCACGACTCGCTTCTCGTTGAGCGTCGCGCGCCTGCGATCCAATCAGGTGTTTGTGGTCGGTGATGTGACACAACCCGGCAGCTACCGCATTTCCAGCGCGGGGACGGCCCTGACGGCGCTGTACTCGGCCGGCGGACCCACCGATCGCGGGTCCTTGCGCACCATTGAAATCCGTCGGCGCGGCGCGCCGGCACAGAAGTTCGACATCTACAACTACCTCATTCGCGGCGATGCGTCGGGTGATGTGCGACTGGAGAACGGCGACGTGCTGTTCGTGCCGCCGCACGGCGCGCGCGTGCGGATTCACGGCGGCGTCCTGCGGCCGGCCACGTACGAATTGCGCGCGGGCGAGACGCTGGACGATCTGGTCACCTCTGCCGGCGGTTTCACCGACGACGCATCCCGCCGCAACGTCCGCATCGAGCGCATTGTGCCGCCGGCGCAGCGAACCGCGGAAGGCAGCGATCGCATCGTCCTCGACGTTGCCGTCCCCGACAAAAGTGACGCGCGCACCCTGAGCGCCGTGCGTCTGGAGAGTGGCGACGTCGTGGACGTGCCGCGCGTGGCCACTCGCGTGCGCCGTCGCATCACGGTCAAGGGAAACGTATGGCAGCCGGGCACCCAGGGGATCACGGTGAACGAAACGCTGACCGACGCGCTGACGCGCGCGGGTGGACTCAAGCCCGATACCTATCTGGGTCGGGTGATCGTGTCGCGGTTGCGATCCGATTCCACCCGTGAGCAGGTGCGGGCCACGTTGCGTGATCTCTCCGGGGCCACGCTCGATCCGCTGGTCCTGCGCGAAGACGATGAGGTGACGGTCTACTCCCTCACCGAGTTTCGCGCGCCACGGTACGTGGCAGTCAGTGGCGCCGTGGTGCGGGCGGGGCAGTACGCGTTCCATGAGGGGATGACCCTGCGCGACCTGGTGTTGCAGGCGGGTGGACTGCATCCCAGCGCCGCACTGCGCGACGTCGAAATCGCGCGGTTGCCAGATACCCGTGAGGAAGGCGTCATCGCCACCACATTCCGCGCGCCGCTGGACTCCTCATTTCTGGTGAACGGCACGTCGATGTCCGCGAATGCCACCGAAGTGGTGCTGCAGCCCTACGATAACGTGCTGGTGTTCCGACAACCCGACTGGCAGTTACAGCAAACCGTGGTATTGACCGGTGAGGTGCACTACCCCGGAGTGTATTCGTTGCGTTCGAAAACCGAACGATTGGCGGATGTGATCGCCCGCGCCGGCGGACTGACCACATCGGCGTACTCCGGTGGTATTTCTTTCGCGCGCACCGACGGGGGACTGGGTCGCGTCGGTATCGACCTGCCGAGTGTCCTGAAAAATCCGAAGGACCGCGACAATCTGTTGCTGCTGGCCGGTGATTCCATCCACGTGCCGCGGTTCAATGCCCTGGTGACGATCGCCGGATCCGTGAATTCGCCGCTGGCCGTGCCGTATGAGCCGGGGAAGTCACTTGGTCACTACATCCGCGCGGCCGGCGGTGCGGCGTCCGATGGAGACGTTGATCGCGTGTGGGTGCAGCAGGCCAACGGCAAGGTGGAGAGTCGCCATTCATCGTTCTGGTTCTTCACAAGCTCGCCGGAACCCCGGCCCGGCAGCAAGGTCTTCGTGCCGGCCAAGGATCCCAACGCCAAAAAGGACTGGGCGCAGCTGCTGGGAACGACTGCGCAGGTGCTGGGCAGTATTGTCACGATTGCCGTGGTGTTGAGCCGAACGAACTGA